The sequence GATGCACGGCAAAAAAAGCGTCGCTAGAAAAATTGTTTATAACGCTTTGGAAAGATTTGCTAAGAAAATAGGCGCTGAGAATGTTTTAGAAGCTTTTGAAGAAGCCTTAGAAAATGCAAAGCCTTTGCTTGAAGTTCGGTCTCGTCGTGTTGGAGGGGCTACATATCAGGTTCCTGTAGAAGTTGCGGCAGGTCGTAGGGATTGCTTGGCTATGCAATGGATTATTAAATTTGCTAGGGCAAAGCCAGGGAAATCCATGGAGGTAGGATTGGCTACCGAGCTTGTTGACTGTTTCAATAAGCAAGG is a genomic window of Chlamydia psittaci 6BC containing:
- the rpsG gene encoding 30S ribosomal protein S7 → MSRRHAAEKKVIPTDPIYGSVTLERFINKVMMHGKKSVARKIVYNALERFAKKIGAENVLEAFEEALENAKPLLEVRSRRVGGATYQVPVEVAAGRRDCLAMQWIIKFARAKPGKSMEVGLATELVDCFNKQGATIKKREDTHRMAEANKAFAHYKW